Proteins from one Gallus gallus isolate bGalGal1 chromosome 17, bGalGal1.mat.broiler.GRCg7b, whole genome shotgun sequence genomic window:
- the DOLK gene encoding dolichol kinase isoform X1: MLNKPVLVESLIVFSIVLCVHAVVWDRYSWCAVALAIQAFYVQFKWDRLLQQGGAVFQFRTTANSGLLPASMVIPLLGIAMKERCKAAGIVYFERFGIVVASTGMLVALFLSVIAVGITKPVPTNTCILSGVAGSIIIYTMKHSLTVSEVIEVLEVLLIFVYLSMILLYLLPRCFTPGEALLVLGGISFVLNQLIKRSLNVIEGRGEPIDFFLLVAVIGVVILGLFFTVLFIFMDSGTWISSMFFHMMTAVLGLGVIMPWLYRLIRRNPLFWLLQFLFQTQTRVYLLIYWTLLAASACGIVFYQNAKRSSESKKHQASTITRKYFHFIVVATYVPGLIYDRQLLHVAAVLCLAVFIFLEYIRYFRIKPFGQTLRYLLSLFLDERDSGPLILTHIYLLLGMSLPVWLFPRSCAPKGALSGAGALVPYAGVLAVGVGDTMASVFGSTMGEIKWPGTKKTFEGTMTAIFAQIIAVALILIFDSSVNLNSSYAWILVSVSLVSLLEAYTTQIDNLLLPLYLQIMFMV; the protein is encoded by the coding sequence ATGTTAAACAAACCAGTGCTGGTGGAATCCCTGATCGTCTTCAGCATCGTTCTGTGCGTGCATGCAGTGGTGTGGGACCGCTACTCCTGGTGTGCTGTAGCTCTTGCCATCCAGGCTTTCTATGTCCAGTTTAAATGGGACcgcctgctgcagcagggggggGCTGTGTTCCAGTTCCGCACCACAGCGAACAGTGGGCTCCTGCCTGCCAGCATGGTCATCCCCTTGCTGGGGATAGCAATGAAGGAGAGGTGCAAGGCTGCTGGTATCGTGTACTTTGAACGCTTTGGCATAGTTGTAGCTTCCACTGGCATGTTGGTTGCTCTATTTTTGTCTGTAATTGCTGTTGGCATCACAAAACCTGTGCCCACCAACACCTGCATACTCAGTGGTGTTGCTGGCAGTATAATTATCTATACCATGAAGCACTCTTTGACTGTTTCAGAAGTGATAGAGGTCCTAGAAGTGCTGCTAATTTTTGTCTACCTCAGTATGATCTTGCTCTACCTGCTGCCTCGGTGTTTTACTCCTGGAGAAGCATTGCTAGTTCTCGGAGGTATAAGTTTTGTTCTCAATCAGCTCATTAAACGCTCACTGAATGTAATCGAGGGCAGAGGTGAACCCATAGACTTCTTCCTTCTGGTGGCAGTTATTGGAGTTGTTATCCTTGggctttttttcactgttctcttcattttcatggATTCGGGTACGTGGATCTCCTCCATGTTTTTCCACATGATGACAGCAGTGCTAGGCTTAGGGGTCATCATGCCTTGGCTTTACCGACTGATCCGGAGGAACCCTTTGTTTTGGCTGCTCCAGTTTCTGTTTCAGACACAGACGAGGGTTTACCTTCTCATATATTGGACTTTATTGGCTGCTTCAGCGTGTGGCATAGTTTTCTACCAGAATGCCAAGAGATCGTCCGAATCTAAAAAACACCAGGCCTCAACCATAACCAGGaagtatttccatttcattgttGTAGCAACTTATGTTCCTGGACTAATTTATGACCGCCAGCTTCTCCATGTCGCTGCAGTCCTGTGTCTGGCAGTGTTCATATTCTTAGAGTACATTCGGTACTTCAGGATCAAACCGTTTGGCCAAACTCTTCGCTATTTGCTGTCTCTCTTCTTGGATGAAAGAGACAGTGGGCCTCTAATCTTGACTCACATTTATCTTCTTCTTGGCATGTCCCTCCCAGTGTGGTTGTTCCCCAGATCCTGTGCCCCTAAAGGTGCCTTGTCTGGGGCAGGAGCACTGGTGCCCTATGCTGGGGTGCTTGCAGTAGGGGTAGGAGACACCATGGCCTCTGTTTTTGGCAGTACCATGGGGGAAATCAAATGGCCGGGCACAAAGAAGACCTTTGAAGGGACAATGACAGCAATTTTTGCTCAGATCATTGCTGTGGCTCTTATTCTGATCTTTGACAGCAGCGTGAACCTGAACTCCAGCTATGCCTGGATTCTGGTGTCTGTGAGCTTAGTTTCTCTTTTGGAAGCTTACACAACCCAAATTGATAATTTGCTGTTACCTCTCTACCTCCAGATCATGTTTATGGTTTAA